The region GCCTTCAACACGGATTACACCGCCATTCAGCTGCTGATCGAACGGCACGCCCTGAACCGGGATGCGCGGGTGGTGCTGCGCGGCAGCGGCGGCATGGGCAAGGCCGTGGCGAGCGCCCTGCGGGACGCGGGCTTCACGCGCGGCGTGATCGTCGCCCGCAACGCGGAGGCCGGGCGGGCACTGGCGGACCGCTGCGGCTGGGACTGGCACCCCACCACCCCTGACGTGCAGGACGGCGACCTGCTCGTGAACGTCACGCCGCTGGGCATGGCAGGCGGCCCGGACGAACACACGCTGGCCTTCACGCCCGAGCAGATCGCCCGTGCGGGCACGGTGTTCGACGTGGTCGCCCTGCCGGGCGAGACGCCCCTGATCGTGGAGGCCCGGCGGCAGGGCAGGCCCGTCGTGACCGGGCTGGAGGTCGTGGCGTTGCAGGCGCTGGAGCAGTTCGTGCTGTACACCGGTGTCCGCCCATCCGAGGAGCAGGTGCAGGCAGCCGTCGAGTTCGCACGGACCTGACCTCAAAGCGTGGGGAGAGGCCAGTGCGACCTCTCCCCTGTGTCGTTGGCGGTCAGTCCTGCGGCAGGTGGGACTGCACCTGAATGTCGCCGTACGTGTCGGTCTGCTCGACGCTGAAGTTCCCTTCCTTCACGCCTTCGAGCAGGGCGGCGAAGTAGGTGGTCTGTTCGCCCCAGTCCTGGGTGGGGATGCCCCGGAAGGTGAAGGTGCGCAGGCGGCGGCCGAAGGCGCGCAGCGCGCCCAGTGCGTCGGCCAGTGAGAGGCGGTCGCGGGCCAGCAGGGGCACCTCGACCTGCCGCACGGCGTTCTGCGCGGCCTTCACGAGTTTCGCGAGGCTGCCCTGCGGGTTGCGGGGCCGTTCGCGGCGCGGGAGGGTCACGGGCACGGCGCGGGCGGGGATCAGGCCCTCGCGTTCGCGGCGGCGCGCGGCCAGGAACCCCACCAGCGCGTCCAGTTCCGCCAGGGCCTCCACGCCCTCCAGCACGTCGTCCAGCGGCTCGAACCAGTCGCCGCCCGCCTCTGTCTCCTCGGGCTCGGGTTGCGGCAGCAGAAGGCGGGCCTTCAGCGCGATGACGGCGGCCAGAGTAGGCAGCAGGTCCGGGTGCGCGCCCTCCAGCGGGCCGCCCGTGACCGCCTGCGCCCAGGCCAGCACGTCGCGCGTGAGGGTCAGCAGGGGCACCTCACCCGGCTGGACGCGGCCGGCGCGCAGCGCGGAGGCCAGTTCCGCCAGGGTACCGCTGAATGCGGGCAGCGCCACGCTGAAGCCCACCCCGGCCGGGGGCGGCGGGGTGGGGGTGGGCAGCGCGGGCGCGGCAGTCACGGCAAGTGATTTACAGGGTCAGGAAGCCGACTTTCTCGCGCACTTCCGCCATGATCGGCTGCGCGATCGCGCGGGCCTCGCGCGCCCCCTGCGCCAGGGCGTCACGCACGAAGTCCGGGTCGGCCTTCAGCGTCTCGGCCCGCTCCTGGATGGGCGTCAGGTGCGCGGTGATGCCGGTCATGAGCTGTTTCTTGCAGTCGATGCAGCCGATCCCGGCGGTGCGGCACCCGGCGTCCACGGTCTGGATGGTGTCCAGGTCGCTGAACAGCTTGTGGTAGTCGAAGATCAGGCACTTGGCGGGGTCGCCGGGGTCGGTGCGGCGCACGCGAGCCGGATCGGTGGGGGCCACGCGCAGCTTCTGCCAGATGGACTCCAGGGGCTCCAGGATGCCGATGGTGCTCGTCTCGCCCTTGCTCTTGCCCATCTTGCCGTTGCCGTCCACGCCGGGAATCCGCAGCGCGTCCTTGTTGTACACGGCCCTGGGCTCGGGGAACGTCTCGCCGAAGGCGTGGTTGAACTTCCGGGCGATCTCGCGGGTCAGTTCGATGTGCTGCGTCTGATCCTCCCCGACGGGCACGGTGTCGGCCTTGTACAGCAGGATGTCGGCGGCCATCAGGGCCGGGTACATCAGCAGGCCCGCCGGGACGCTCTCGAGCTGCGCGGACTTGTCCTTGTACTGCGTCATGCGTTCCAGCTCGCCGACCGGCGTGAGGGTCGTGAAGATCCACGACAGTTCCTGATGCTCGGGCACGTGCGACTGCACGAAGAACGTCACCTTGCTCGGGTCGAGGCCCACCGCGAAGTTCGCGACCGCCATCTCGAAGGTGCGCTGCGCGAGCGTTCTCGGGTCGAAGGCGGCGGGGTTGGTGATGGCGTGCAGATCCACCACGCAGTAGAGGCTGTTCTTCCCGAACTCCTCGCCCAGCCGCACGTAGTTGCGCATGGCCCCGAAGTAGTTCCCGATGTGCGGTTCACCTGTGGGCTGAATCCCTGAAAAGACGCGCGGCATAACCCGGAGATTCTAGATCATGGTGGATGGCGAATGGCGGATGGCTCAAACAGGGCGAGTGGGCCGCAGGCGACCGCCCACGACCCACTCCCCACTGCCTACTTCCCACACCCCCTCACGCGCTGCCCCGGATGATCAGGCGCGGCTCGAAGCGGCGGGCGCGGGCGGGCCCTTTGTAGCCGTTCAGGCGCGACAGCAGCAGCTGCGCGGCCTCGTAGCCCATGCTCTCGACCGGCTGGTGCAGGGTGGTCAGGCCGCGCTCGGCGGCCCAGGGCTGGTCGTCGAAGCCGATCACGCGGACGTCCTGCCCGATCTTCAGGCCGCGCAGGCGGACCTCGTCCAGCAGCGCGCCCGCGAGCATGTCCGCCGAGGCGAACACCGTGCAGGGCAGCCCGGCCTCCTGCGCCTGATCGAGGACGGTGGCGGCGGTGTTGCGCGCCGCGAGGGAATCGAAGGAACTGGTGTACTCGGCGCGGATGGTGCGCCCGGCGGTGTCCAGTGCGCTCATGAAGCCGCTGCGGCGGTCCTCGAACACGCGGGTGGTGAACAGCTGGTCCAGTTCGGTCTCGACCCACACGGCGTACAGGTCGCCGCTGAACTGCGCGGCGTACTCGCCCGCCATGCGCCCGCCCGCGACGTTGTCCATGAACGCGGAGTCCACGTTGTCCGCGAAGGCGTCCACGAGCACGGTGGGTTGCTGGGTGCGCAGGCGCCGCTCGTGGAACATCTGCGTGAGGTTGTACGTCGCCATGACCAGCCCGTCCGCCTGGTAGGCCAGCGTGTGCGAGCCCAGGTAGCGTTCCAGGCGGGAGCGGTCCAGCAGCGGGAAGATCGCCACGTCGTAGCGCGCCTCCTGGAACGCCGTTTCCAGCCCGTCGAGGAGGCGGACGTAGAATTCGGTGGTCAGGACGGGCAGCAGGACGCTGATGGTGTAACTGCGTCCCCCTGCGATGCGCCGGGCGTGCGGGTTGGGGGTGTACTCCAGGTCCGCGATGGCCTTGAGGACGCTCTCGCGCGTGGCGCCCTTGACGGCCACGTGATTGTTCAGCACCCGCGAGACGGTGCCGACCCCGACCCCGGCGTGCCGGGCTACATCCTGAATGGTGGGTTTGCGCATGATTTGGCACTCAGGATACGCCTTTTTTGGAACGGGTTCCACGCGCGTCATGAGGGCCGCCGGCCCCGCAGCGGTGCGGCGGGGACAATGCCCCCCCGGGCACGCGCCTACACTGCACCCTGACGGCTGCCCGCGCCGGGCACGCCCCGCCATGAAGGAGCGACCATGACCTCAACCCGCCGCGCCGGACCCGCCCGGCCCCTCCTGATCGCCGCGCTGCTGATCCTCGCCGCCGCGCTGGCCGCCGCCCTGCTGCGCCCCCGCGACACCGCGACCCAGACCCCCGCCCAGGCCAGTCAGGCCAGCGGCACCCTCCCGGCGACCGTCACGGACGCCCGCGTGGTCGCCGTGCCCCCCGGCATCCGCGAGACGAGCGTGTTCGCCACCCTCCGCAGCACCTGGGACGCGGACGTCCGCATCACGGGCGTGAGCAGCCCCGCCGCCGGACACGCCATGCTGATGGTCACCCGCACCCAGGACACCATGACCGGCATGAGCATGACCGACACCCTCACCCTCCCGGCGGGCGGCACGCTGACCCTGAGCGACACCGGCGACCACCTCATGCTCATGGACCTGAAAGAATCCCTCCGGCCCGGGCAGACCATCCCCGTCACCCTGACCGACGCCGAGGGCCGCACCCTGACCATCCAGGCGCCCGTGACGAAACCATGACGGTGACCCCCCGATGACCAGCGAACCCACCCCCGGCCCGGACCTCACGACCAGCGCGCCCCCCATGCGGCCCTGGTACGTGTCCGCCATCCTGGCCGTCGCCGCCGTGACCCTGCTGCTGCTGGGCGCCTGGGCCGCCGCGCGACTGCGCAGCCCCTACCCGTTCTTCGGCACCGCGTACCCGCAGGGCACCGCCGCGACGGGCTTCACCGGCACCGTCAGCGACACCCCCACCGCCCCACCCCGCGCGTTCACGTTCACCCCCGGGCAGGGACAGGTCACCGCCGTGTTCTTCGGATTCACGCACTGCGCCAGCATCTGCCCCCTGACCCTCTCGTACCTGAACAAGGTCCGCGACGCCCTGCCCGACGACCAGAAGGCGCGCTTCCGCATCCTGCTCGTCAGCGTCGACCCCGCCCGCGACACCCCGGGGCGCCTGAACGAGTACGCCTCCTACTTCGGGAAGGAAGGCGTCGGCGTGCACATCCCCGAACCGCAACTGGCGAAGGTTGCACAGGCGTACGGCGTGGGCTACCAGAAGGCCGACGTGGAGGGCGCCGACTACCAGATGAACCACACGACCGCCACCTACCTCATCGACGCCCAGGGCCAGCTGCGCGTCCTGTGGGACTACACCCAGCTCCCCCAGGTCGCCCGCGTCCAGGCGGACCTGCAACACGTCATGGAGACCCCATGAGCGCCCCGCCCAGCACCCTCAACCCCACGCTGGCCGACCTCCTCAGCCCCAGCCCAGATCCCCTCTTCCTGATCCCCACCCTGCTCATCGCCGCCGCGTACGCCTGGGGATACGTTCGCGCGCACCGCGAAGGACGCGGCCAGGACTGGCCCGCCTGGAAAGCCGCCCTGTTCACCCTCGGCGTCCTCCTGCTGCTCATCACCACCCAGAGCCGCGCCGCGACCCTCACCCAGAGCAGCATGGCCCTCTACATGACCCGCCTCATGGTGCTCGCCGAGGTCGTCCCACCCCTCCTCGTGCTCGGCCTGCCCCGCCTGCGCCCCGACCCCCGGCGCGGCCCCGGGCGGGTCCTCAACCTCCTGCTCGACCCCTGGGTCGCCCTGGCCCTCTGGACCGCCGTCATCGTCTACTGGAACGTCCCCGCCGGCTTCAACGCCAGCATCGTCAGCAACACCGCCGCCTCCCTCCTGCCGGGCCTGTACCTCCTGAGCAGCCTGCTCGTCTGGAGCGTCATCCTCCGCCCCCTCCCCACCGTGCAACCCGCCGACATCGGCTCACGCGGCTGGTTCGGCCTCCTCGCCGCCCTCCCCATGATGGCCGTCGCCAGCGTCTGGCTCTACAGCCCCCGCGTCCTCTACACCCCCTACGTGAACGCCCTGTGCCTCTGGAACTACACCCCCCTCCAGAACCAGCAGCTCAGCGGCTGGATCATGATGCTCGCCGGCCTCCCCGCCCTCGCCCTCGCGTTCATCCAGCTGTTCGCGTGGCTGATCAAACTGTCCGAAACGCAGGGCATGCCACCCGCGCGGCCCACGGTCGAGACGCCGGACGCTGAGAACTGAACGGCGTGACCCACCCCCCAACCCCCTACCCAGAGGGCAGGGGGGGCCTACGTTGCACTGGGCAAGAGGTTCTACTCGTGCGTTGTGCGGGTATCGGGCGCTGACGGGTCTGGCCTCGACGCCATGCTGCCGGGACGGTGGAAGGCCCGGACGCTGCGCGTCCGACGGCTCGGGGTGATCTGCGGCGGCTGGCCGGGTGGGTCGGCGCGGGCGGCTGATCGACTCTGTCCTTTCTCCTCCCCCCTTGAGGGGGAGGCCGGGTGGGGGGTGGCGGGCCGCGCCCGCCCTCTTCGTTTCTCACAGCCAGAGCCCGGTGCCCCGCGTGCCCGCCCCAATCCAGCCAGCCCACTCCCCACAACCCACTTCCCACTGCCCACAACCCCCGCTCCCTTCACTTTCCGTCCATTGATTCAGTTGCGGTGGGTGGGGGCTTGTTAGCCTGCGCGCATGTATGACGTGGTGGTGGTGGGTGCGGGGTTGGCGGGTCTGACGGCGGCGCGGGTGCTGTCGCGGGCGGGGGAGCGGGTGCGGGTGCTGGAGGCTGCGGCGGAGGTGGGGGGGCGCGTGCGGTCGCGGTCTGTGGGTGGGTTCGTGCTGGACGCGGGGTATCAGGTGTTGTTCCCGGCGTACCCGGCGGTGCGGCGGCACGTGAATGTGGGGGCGCTGGATCTGGTGGGGATTGCGCCGGGTGCGGTAGTGGTGCGGGGAGAGAAACGGGAGACGCTGGGCAGTCCGTTCGGGGATCTGGGGGCGCTGCCGGGGACGCTGGCGGCGCGGTCGCTGGGCGTGGCGGACAAGGCGCGGGTGGCGGCGCTGGCGGTGCGGTTGCGGGCGCCTGCGCCGTTCGAGTTGCTGCGCGGGCCGGACGAGTCCACGTCAGCGTACCTGCGGCGGCAGGGGTTCAGTGAGGGGGCGCTGGATGCGTTCTTCCGGCCGTTCTTCGGCGGAATCTTCCTGGATCGGACGCTGGGCACGAGTGCGCGGCTGTTCCGGTACTACTTCCGGATGCTGATGGACGGCGGCGCGGCGCTGCCCCGCGCGGGCATGGGGGCGTTGACGGCGCAGCTGGCGGAGGGGCTGGAGGTCAGCGTGAACGTCCCGGTACAGCGGCTGAGCACGCACGCGGGGCACGTGACGGTGCACTCGGCAGCGGGGGAGCTGGAGGCGCGGCAGGTGATCGTGGCGACCGATCCGGGCACCGCCGCCCGCCTGACCGGTGCGGATGTGGCGCGCGGCAGCGTGAGCAGCACGTACCTGCACTACGCGAGTGCCGGGCAGATCGACCGTGAGGCGCGGCTGCTGCTGAACGCCGAGGCTGGGTTCATCAACAACGCCCACTGGCTCAGCAACGCCGTGCCGAGCCGCGCCCCGGCAGGCGGGCACCTGTTGACCGTGACGGTCCTGGGCGAACCGGACCTGGATGACGACGCGCTGGACGCCCGCGTGCGCGGCGAACTGGGCCGCTGGTACCCGCCCACGCAGGTGCAGGCGCTGCGCACCCTGCTCGTGGAACGCATCCGGCACGCGCAGTTCCCGCAGCCGCCCGAGTACGCCGCCGTGCTGCCCGGCCACGCGACGCCCCTGCCGGGCGTGATCATCGCCAGCGAGGCGACCGCCATGAGCGGCATCCAGGGCGCGATGGAAAGCGGCGAGAAGGCCGCGGCGATCGTCCTGAACGACCCGGTCGGCATGAGCCGCCCACGAGGGGCGTGATGACCGTGGCGGGGATAGGGGCGCGTCTGGATCATCTGGTGGTGGCGGCCCGTTCGCTGCCGGAGGGGCGGGAGTGGCTGGAGGGTCGCCTGCGCGTGCCGCTCCAGCCGGGCGGGGAGCATGAGCTGTTCGGCACGCACAACCTGCTGCTGTCGCTGGGGCCGGACGCGTACCTGGAGGTGATCGCCGTGAATCCGGACGCGCCGAGACCCGCGCGGGCGCGCTGGTTCGCGCTGGACACGCCGGGCATGCAGGAGCGGCTGGCGCACGGTCCGGCGCTGGTGCACTGGGTGGCGCAGGTGCCGCAGGTGCCAGCCGGGCCGGACGCGCTGCCGCTGTCGCGCGGGGAGAACCGCTGGGTGCTGACCGTCCCGCCGGACGGTTCACTGCCGGGGGGTGGGGCTGCGCCGTCCCTGATTCACTGGTTGACGCCGCCGCCGCCCACGCGACTGCCGGATTCGGGGGTGCGCCTGTCGGGCCTGCGGCTGGGTTCGCCCGAACCGGATGGGCTGCGCGCGGCGCTGGACGCCCTGCGGTTCCACGGAGAGGTGGAGGTCGTAGAGGCCCCGCAGGTCGAATTGCGCGCCACGCTGGACACGCCGCACGGGCCAGTGGAGCTGTAGCGGTGCCGTGGGGTCGCGTCCGGGAGTCTTGACCCCCACCGTGCGGGGTGCGCCACAATGGGCGTCATGAGCACCCAGACTGCCCGCCCGCCCGTGGATCTCGACTGGAACACGCTGGGATTCAGTTACGTCCGCACCGACGAGCGCTACCTGTCGCACTGGCGGGACGGCGCGTGGGACGCCGGGACGCTGACGCTGGACAACGTGCTGCACATCAGCGAGGGCAGTACGGCGCTGCACTACGGTCAGCAGTGCTTCGAGGGCCTGAAGGCGTACCGCGCGGCGGACGGCAGCATCAACCTCTTCCGCCCGGATCAGAACGCGGCGCGCATGCAGGCCAGCTGCCGCCGTCTTCTGATGCCGGAGGTCAGCACCGAGCAGTTCATCGACGCGTGCCGTCAGGTCGTTCAGGCGAACGAGCGCTGGCTGCCCCCCTACGGCAGTGGCGGCGCGCTGTACCTGCGCCCGTACGTGATCGGCGTCGGGGACAACATCGGCGTGCGCAGCGCCCCGGAGTTCATCTTCGGCGTGTTCTGCATTCCCGTGGGCGCGTACTTCAAGGGTGGCCTGACGCCGCACAACTTCATGACCAGCGAGTACGACCGCGCCGCGCCGCACGGCACGGGCGCCGCGAAGGTCGGCGGGAACTACGCCGCGAGCCTGATGCCCGGCGCGCAGGCCAAGGAGCGGCACTTCGCGGACGCGATCTACCTCGACCCGGCCACCCACACGAAGGTCGAGGAGGTCGGCGCGGCGAACTTCTTCGCCATCACCAAAGGCGGGCAGACGTTCATCACGCCGAAGTCGCCCAGCATCCTGCCCAGCATCACGAAGTACAGCCTGCTGCATCTGGCCGAGCACCGCCTGGGCCTGAACGTCGTCGAGGGGGACGTGTACATCGACCGCCTGGACGAGTACGCCGAGGCGGGCGCCTGCGGGACGGCGGCCGTCATCACGCCCATCGGCGGCATCCAGCACGGCGATACCTTCCACGTGTTCCACAGCGAGACCGAGGTCGGCCCCGTCACCCGCCGCCTGTACGACGAACTGGTCGGCATCCAGTCCGGCGACCGCGAGGCGCCCGAGGGCTGGATCGTCAAGGTGTAATACGGACTCCGATTGAATGGCTCATAAAGCCGTTCAATCCGAGCGGACGCGACTCGTAGAGCTGCGCAGCAGAGGAGGAGAAAAACGGGTTCCGGACGTGGAGTTGGCAACCCGGCGCTGTCCCGGGTTGCTAACGAAACTAA is a window of Deinococcus grandis DNA encoding:
- a CDS encoding branched-chain amino acid aminotransferase — translated: MSTQTARPPVDLDWNTLGFSYVRTDERYLSHWRDGAWDAGTLTLDNVLHISEGSTALHYGQQCFEGLKAYRAADGSINLFRPDQNAARMQASCRRLLMPEVSTEQFIDACRQVVQANERWLPPYGSGGALYLRPYVIGVGDNIGVRSAPEFIFGVFCIPVGAYFKGGLTPHNFMTSEYDRAAPHGTGAAKVGGNYAASLMPGAQAKERHFADAIYLDPATHTKVEEVGAANFFAITKGGQTFITPKSPSILPSITKYSLLHLAEHRLGLNVVEGDVYIDRLDEYAEAGACGTAAVITPIGGIQHGDTFHVFHSETEVGPVTRRLYDELVGIQSGDREAPEGWIVKV
- a CDS encoding copper chaperone PCu(A)C, with amino-acid sequence MTSTRRAGPARPLLIAALLILAAALAAALLRPRDTATQTPAQASQASGTLPATVTDARVVAVPPGIRETSVFATLRSTWDADVRITGVSSPAAGHAMLMVTRTQDTMTGMSMTDTLTLPAGGTLTLSDTGDHLMLMDLKESLRPGQTIPVTLTDAEGRTLTIQAPVTKP
- a CDS encoding shikimate 5-dehydrogenase, which codes for MTGASKLDIGRGTTLCMSVSARPSNFGTRFHNHLYAALGLDFVYKAFAVQDIAGVVAGLRALGVRGCAVSMPFKEAVIPLLDELDASAAAIGSVNTIVNTDGFLKAFNTDYTAIQLLIERHALNRDARVVLRGSGGMGKAVASALRDAGFTRGVIVARNAEAGRALADRCGWDWHPTTPDVQDGDLLVNVTPLGMAGGPDEHTLAFTPEQIARAGTVFDVVALPGETPLIVEARRQGRPVVTGLEVVALQALEQFVLYTGVRPSEEQVQAAVEFART
- the trpS gene encoding tryptophan--tRNA ligase produces the protein MPRVFSGIQPTGEPHIGNYFGAMRNYVRLGEEFGKNSLYCVVDLHAITNPAAFDPRTLAQRTFEMAVANFAVGLDPSKVTFFVQSHVPEHQELSWIFTTLTPVGELERMTQYKDKSAQLESVPAGLLMYPALMAADILLYKADTVPVGEDQTQHIELTREIARKFNHAFGETFPEPRAVYNKDALRIPGVDGNGKMGKSKGETSTIGILEPLESIWQKLRVAPTDPARVRRTDPGDPAKCLIFDYHKLFSDLDTIQTVDAGCRTAGIGCIDCKKQLMTGITAHLTPIQERAETLKADPDFVRDALAQGAREARAIAQPIMAEVREKVGFLTL
- a CDS encoding NAD(P)/FAD-dependent oxidoreductase — translated: MYDVVVVGAGLAGLTAARVLSRAGERVRVLEAAAEVGGRVRSRSVGGFVLDAGYQVLFPAYPAVRRHVNVGALDLVGIAPGAVVVRGEKRETLGSPFGDLGALPGTLAARSLGVADKARVAALAVRLRAPAPFELLRGPDESTSAYLRRQGFSEGALDAFFRPFFGGIFLDRTLGTSARLFRYYFRMLMDGGAALPRAGMGALTAQLAEGLEVSVNVPVQRLSTHAGHVTVHSAAGELEARQVIVATDPGTAARLTGADVARGSVSSTYLHYASAGQIDREARLLLNAEAGFINNAHWLSNAVPSRAPAGGHLLTVTVLGEPDLDDDALDARVRGELGRWYPPTQVQALRTLLVERIRHAQFPQPPEYAAVLPGHATPLPGVIIASEATAMSGIQGAMESGEKAAAIVLNDPVGMSRPRGA
- a CDS encoding VOC family protein, with the protein product MTVAGIGARLDHLVVAARSLPEGREWLEGRLRVPLQPGGEHELFGTHNLLLSLGPDAYLEVIAVNPDAPRPARARWFALDTPGMQERLAHGPALVHWVAQVPQVPAGPDALPLSRGENRWVLTVPPDGSLPGGGAAPSLIHWLTPPPPTRLPDSGVRLSGLRLGSPEPDGLRAALDALRFHGEVEVVEAPQVELRATLDTPHGPVEL
- a CDS encoding LacI family DNA-binding transcriptional regulator, producing the protein MRKPTIQDVARHAGVGVGTVSRVLNNHVAVKGATRESVLKAIADLEYTPNPHARRIAGGRSYTISVLLPVLTTEFYVRLLDGLETAFQEARYDVAIFPLLDRSRLERYLGSHTLAYQADGLVMATYNLTQMFHERRLRTQQPTVLVDAFADNVDSAFMDNVAGGRMAGEYAAQFSGDLYAVWVETELDQLFTTRVFEDRRSGFMSALDTAGRTIRAEYTSSFDSLAARNTAATVLDQAQEAGLPCTVFASADMLAGALLDEVRLRGLKIGQDVRVIGFDDQPWAAERGLTTLHQPVESMGYEAAQLLLSRLNGYKGPARARRFEPRLIIRGSA
- a CDS encoding segregation and condensation protein A → MTAAPALPTPTPPPPAGVGFSVALPAFSGTLAELASALRAGRVQPGEVPLLTLTRDVLAWAQAVTGGPLEGAHPDLLPTLAAVIALKARLLLPQPEPEETEAGGDWFEPLDDVLEGVEALAELDALVGFLAARRREREGLIPARAVPVTLPRRERPRNPQGSLAKLVKAAQNAVRQVEVPLLARDRLSLADALGALRAFGRRLRTFTFRGIPTQDWGEQTTYFAALLEGVKEGNFSVEQTDTYGDIQVQSHLPQD
- a CDS encoding SCO family protein; translation: MTSEPTPGPDLTTSAPPMRPWYVSAILAVAAVTLLLLGAWAAARLRSPYPFFGTAYPQGTAATGFTGTVSDTPTAPPRAFTFTPGQGQVTAVFFGFTHCASICPLTLSYLNKVRDALPDDQKARFRILLVSVDPARDTPGRLNEYASYFGKEGVGVHIPEPQLAKVAQAYGVGYQKADVEGADYQMNHTTATYLIDAQGQLRVLWDYTQLPQVARVQADLQHVMETP
- a CDS encoding cytochrome c oxidase assembly protein; translation: MSAPPSTLNPTLADLLSPSPDPLFLIPTLLIAAAYAWGYVRAHREGRGQDWPAWKAALFTLGVLLLLITTQSRAATLTQSSMALYMTRLMVLAEVVPPLLVLGLPRLRPDPRRGPGRVLNLLLDPWVALALWTAVIVYWNVPAGFNASIVSNTAASLLPGLYLLSSLLVWSVILRPLPTVQPADIGSRGWFGLLAALPMMAVASVWLYSPRVLYTPYVNALCLWNYTPLQNQQLSGWIMMLAGLPALALAFIQLFAWLIKLSETQGMPPARPTVETPDAEN